The DNA region CATCCAAGCTTTGTAAacgatatttttttccattttgaGAGGCAAAGGTGCTATTGTTGCTTTTACCTGAGATGCTATTGCCATTATTGCTGATctcattattttctgtcAGATTTGTATTGGAAGTAGATGTAAATGACCTTGTGGAATTAGGGCTTATGAAAGATTGAGATGAAAAGctctttttgtatttgttaTAATCTTTCAATACAGCCGTTTCTCTGACATCATTGTCTGTTTCAATAATGTCTGTATTCCAAGGAagcattttgaaaaactctttaatttttgaatcatGCGTTTCCAGTCTGAGAGAGTTGATAAAATCATCATTTCTCGCTGCAGGTTTAGGTGCTtgtaataataaagaaacaatttcatattttccTGAATcaaataatgatgaaatcaTTCTTGCTCTATCCCtaatatcaaaatcatcatcatATTTCGCCAGATAGAGGACCGCATTGTACATTTGAGAGATTCGAGAACTGCTAAAGTCGTAATAAGTATTATTTTGGCCATTTTCTTCCGTTTCGGAGTCCTCAACTCTAGTCGTTTGCGCTTGATTAAAATTGTCAATGTCATATGACAACAGTTTTGCTGATAGCACTAAGATTTGGCATCTTGTTTCAGGGCCTtcttgtgaaaaatttggaatcAATTTTCTCAACACGTCTGGACATATCTTGAATTCAATCGAGGCAATTTCACCAAATAGCCAAACAATACCTGCACGTGCATTATCGGCTAGGTTCATTTGTACTGTTAATAAATCAGcaagtttgaaaattataCGCAGGTGTTTCGTGGGATTATTTTGTACCAACGTTCTGATGACATTTACGTATGCATCTAAGATAGAAACAGACAGCTTGTGTGATTCCATATGATCGATCAACCATTTCATCACGCTTGATTCCCAACCCGTAGACAATTGGCCACATTTAGACAGGCTTTTAACCGCCATAATGACTACTTTCTCTGGAAGATGAGCATTGGCCACGTAATAttttaattctttgaatatttcCTTAACATTTGATTCGTTGATTAACGTAGACAAAATTTGAATCTTCCAAACAGATACAACAATCGGGTCTTTgggaaaaatataaaatttACTGATGGAAggtaaaaataaagtttgGTCTAAAACggataaaaaatgaactgTTTGCAATAGCATCTCTTTGTTGCCTTGATTTGTGGTTGTAGTCAACGTTTTAATCAAGGATTCAATGAATTtcgtatttttcatttgcatCGGTGAGGCCAACTGGTATAAGGCATTACAACACGATAAAATTACAGCAGGATTGGAACTGTAAATCAGACGATTTAAACTCTGTAGAAATAAATCCAGATCAGGGTGGTTTACCACATCGTAAAGAGGGTATTCAATttcattgtatttttctGGTAATGGACAGGTCCTTGGAGAGCCTTCTGATGACTTATCCACGACAGTGGGTTTTGGCAAAAACTGTTTACAGTATTTGATTAATATTTCAATCAAATACGATTGAGACCATGAATCAAACTGCTTAATCGCTTTACAATACCTACGGAAATGTCCGTGTAGTAGCTCTAAGTGATCATCATAacattctttcaaagtgAGGACGGCACAAGATATCACTTTAGGATCTGTATCTGCCATTAAATCCTTTAAAACGTCTAGTAGTTCTTCATGAAACTCGCTTTTCCCAGTTCTGTATAGTTTAACAATAGCCAAAGCGACCTCACCACGAACCATTGCTGATGGATCTGTAACTAGCTTCTTGATAGTATGAAGGATTATGGGTGCTAGTGATGACATTTTCATATCAGAGAGGGCCCTTATGGCAAAACATCTTAGTTCAGGACTTGAATCAGACAATgatttttgaagagaatTGATAGACAGAAGCGTCAAATTTGGGTCATTTTCAGCATATCGAAGCAGGTACAGATGAATGAGTCTTTTCACTTTGGTATCGTTAGTGGTAATATTCTTCACCACATCAGCAAAGTATAATTCGACATCGATAGAGTTGTCGTCCGAAGCCATTATGGATACGATCCTTTTCATGGCATCTCTAACCTCTCTGGAGTTTCTAGAATTTAACATAGTGACCAATTGCTGAGGATTGATATTCTGAGAATAATAAGTGTACGAGGATTCCCCCAGTTTGGACGTGGCCACCGCCGCAGCTTCCCTCGTTATCACTTTGGCTGTGTCCAATGCAGATGCAATACGGCTGATTGAGTCTACCATTGCTGTTATCCGCTTTTCCGGTCGTTTGGTCGTTTGGTCTACCgttgcttttctttcagtTGGGCTTCTAAATGTGATTTGTCCAAGTTTGTCAAAATCGCAAGGTTTCCGATTCGCTTCAATGGTAAACATGTTTAAAAAGATATACATACATCAATATAGACTgtgtatatacatacaaaAACACAGAGTGTTGTACAAATAGCTATGCTGTGACGCAATTCATCCAAGCATACTTCTTTTACGTCCACGCAGTCTGACCTCTTGAAATCTCTTACTAACTTCTTTCAGTTTCTTGGTACCTTTCGCACCTCGTTCGAGGTAGACTGCTTCAAATCCCTCCATGATCCAAGCATTGTACCTTTCAGCATGCTTGGAATGCGTACTTAAGATGGCTCTCTCCAATACGTATAAGTCTACCCCTTTATCCTCGACCAGGTTCGAAACAGACCCCAGACCGAAATCAATAAGATGGGGCATCCATCCGGCACCATCTTTGACAAGAACAATATTGGAGCTTGTCAAATCGCCGTGGCAGTAATCATTCCAATGCAGTAAGCCAATCTGGCGGCCCACTTTATGCAACGTAGCTGCCACAAGATCACTGTATGGGTCTTTGTCGTGCATCCACAGaaaattcttcaagttGCTGAAACCATACCCTTCTGGAAGATCTTCTCCGAGGAACTCTAGCCATATATATCCATTGTACGAGTCGCATGCTATTAGTTGAGGGACACATAATCCTGGAATCAAGTGTAATTTCGCCAGCAGACGTGACTCGTTCAAGGTGCGGTGCTTAGTCAGCGCCTGGTCTATCTGTGGGTGTCTGTAACGTTTTGGCGGCCTGTACTTGATAATATACTTCTCGTGAGTGCCCTTTGTTTCCGGTAGATATGGGTGAGTGGTCGTTGAGAAAACAATGGCTTCTGCGCCCTGCGAGATGGGCGTAATATTTATATCTTGCGTCAGGTATTCGGACACTTTATCAATAAATTCCTGTGTCATGACGTACAAATTCTCTGCCCTTTCCAATTGTCTCCTTTGTTGCTCACTTCTACAAGACAAAACTACCTTtgatctttcttctttggcgATGTTCGGGCGACTTTTTCACTCTTGTTGCACTAATGGAAAATCCACATAAWATCGTATtcacatatacatatatacaaagaaatatataaatgagGAGGTTGCATATTTAGGTCTGCATGAACTCGAGGATACGTGAAATAGATGGTATCCTCGTCCACCGGTCCATGTTTCGGGAGTAATTAACTATGGGGCCGGTGTGAAAGCCTTGATGTTCGACCAACACGTTTTTGGAAGTGAAATGGTCTAATCCGTCACTGGCTTcacacattttttttgctaaGATCTCATTCTGCAAACTCAGCAGCTCGTCACTCCCGTAAGTAATCATCACAGAGCATTTTTTTAAGATTTCTCGCCAATCTCctgtttcaaaattcttttcaatattaaCAAAAGGGTCATTAGTGAAATCAACGTTTGGGTTGTTGCCTACGAACATCCTTCCAAACATCGAGTGGCTTTTTAAGCACAGACCATCCCATTGCTGCGTCCGTAGCATATGCTCTTTTTCGCCTTCATGGAAAAAAGTGGCATTGGCCCAGGGACTTATAGCTAtcactttttttggatagACATCTCTATGacactttttcaaatataaaACAATGTTTAAAACCGCGTTACCGCCTGCTGAATCACCCATAATAATCACGTTCTTGCAGCCCATAGTCTTGGTAATGTAGTCGAAAATGGCCACGCTTTGTAGAACTTGTAGGGGATACTTCTTGGATTGTTCATCCGTGGCAGTAACTGTATAATCTGGCACAAGGATGGCCATCTTCGGGAATGCGTTTCGCATATTATTCAAGAACGATAACGAGGTGGGAGTCAGCTTTAGTGCGTAACCTCCACCATGATAGAACACTAGAATAGGATCTGTGCTGGGGTCAAATACTTGGGGCATTACGTATTTGTAAAACTTCGTGTTAACGACTTTAGGTGCATTCAAAGCACGAGTTCGGAAAATGTTGTTCTCTGAAGATTCCTGATCTTCTACGGGAACGTCATAACTGACATACGTTGGAATAGAGAAAGTGGATGGGTATaagcaaacaaataaaGGATTCAGCACGTATTGACAAATGCGTTCATCAAGAATCCATGAACTTTGTCTTAAAAAGATTCTATTCACATGGTCGAGGCAAAACGGACGTTTGCGTTGAACTATTATTTTCATGGAGTTGTAGATTATACATACTGGGACTACCGTGAGTAGTAGAACAGTAAATTTCAAACCATGGTACACATGCAGATGTAAGTCACTCCATCGGAAAGTCGCATCATTTAGaccatcttcttcttttgacGCAGTATTGgttatttcattttctcgAAGATGATAGTACGCTGTTTTGGAGTACGGATCAGGCCTCACTGTCATTCTTCCTTGGGAgccttttttcaaacataTGTGTTGTTTGCTCTTATCAGGCGACTTGAGgtgcttttatttttcattttttttttttattttcaacaatgTCATTAATATGATGAATCCTATATATGGTAAACATAAGTTAGTTATCGGAATATCGCACTATTCACATTTTAATGTTACATATGGAATACAGCGAAGAGTAGCCAGGAGCTGAAAACATCAAGGTATACTCGTTAAAACTTGTGTacaataaaatataatctatatattgataaaaacttttattatctttagaaaagaaagagaacgAGCAAAAAAGCTATGACTTTAGCTTTCTTACACTTGTCCACCACCGTATTTGGCTCTCCACTCatcgattttcttttcatcaatacGTTGGAACAAGTATTCAGCCTTATTGATATTGTGACCTCCTAAAATAGCCAGGTGGAATTCATCCCCAATCCTCAAAGCTGGTGCATTCAACATCTTATTTATCTTTTCACCAATCTCAGGCATGTATGGTGTGATAATAGAACTGACTGCGTAAATAATATTCAAGCCGACCGCGACAACAGCATCTGACTTTTCTGGGGATTGAGAGAATAAAGTATTGTCGAGCTTATTTTCTTGCAAGAATTGGTTACCGCGAGCACTTAGTGACATGGCAATTTCTAAACCACGTCTTTCATGGCCAagttccatttcttttatgTAACTTGATAAAGTTTCGTTAATAT from Saccharomyces eubayanus strain FM1318 chromosome VII, whole genome shotgun sequence includes:
- the APL6 gene encoding AP-3 complex subunit beta, producing MYIFLNMFTIEANRKPCDFDKLGQITFRSPTERKATVDQTTKRPEKRITAMVDSISRIASALDTAKVITREAAAVATSKLGESSYTYYSQNINPQQLVTMLNSRNSREVRDAMKRIVSIMASDDNSIDVELYFADVVKNITTNDTKVKRLIHLYLLRYAENDPNLTLLSINSLQKSLSDSSPELRCFAIRALSDMKMSSLAPIILHTIKKLVTDPSAMVRGEVALAIVKLYRTGKSEFHEELLDVLKDLMADTDPKVISCAVLTLKECYDDHLELLHGHFRRYCKAIKQFDSWSQSYLIEILIKYCKQFLPKPTVVDKSSEGSPRTCPLPEKYNEIEYPLYDVVNHPDLDLFLQSLNRLIYSSNPAVILSCCNALYQLASPMQMKNTKFIESLIKTLTTTTNQGNKEMLLQTVHFLSVLDQTLFLPSISKFYIFPKDPIVVSVWKIQILSTLINESNVKEIFKELKYYVANAHLPEKVVIMAVKSLSKCGQLSTGWESSVMKWLIDHMESHKLSVSILDAYVNVIRTLVQNNPTKHLRIIFKLADLLTVQMNLADNARAGIVWLFGEIASIEFKICPDVLRKLIPNFSQEGPETRCQILVLSAKLLSYDIDNFNQAQTTRVEDSETEENGQNNTYYDFSSSRISQMYNAVLYLAKYDDDFDIRDRARMISSLFDSGKYEIVSLLLQAPKPAARNDDFINSLRLETHDSKIKEFFKMLPWNTDIIETDNDVRETAVLKDYNKYKKSFSSQSFISPNSTRSFTSTSNTNLTENNEISNNGNSISGKSNNSTFASQNGKKYRLQSLDEFFSDIPERKSKPERVLRVREESSDEDESESESDDDSYSSSSLETSSSLSEA
- the BUD32 gene encoding serine/threonine protein kinase BUD32, with protein sequence MTQEFIDKVSEYLTQDINITPISQGAEAIVFSTTTHPYLPETKGTHEKYIIKYRPPKRYRHPQIDQALTKHRTLNESRLLAKLHLIPGLCVPQLIACDSYNGYIWLEFLGEDLPEGYGFSNLKNFLWMHDKDPYSDLVAATLHKVGRQIGLLHWNDYCHGDLTSSNIVLVKDGAGWMPHLIDFGLGSVSNLVEDKGVDLYVLERAILSTHSKHAERYNAWIMEGFEAVYLERGAKGTKKLKEVSKRFQEVRLRGRKRSMLG
- the SAY1 gene encoding steryl deacetylase — its product is MTVRPDPYSKTAYYHLRENEITNTASKEEDGLNDATFRWSDLHLHVYHGLKFTVLLLTVVPVCIIYNSMKIIVQRKRPFCLDHVNRIFLRQSSWILDERICQYVLNPLFVCLYPSTFSIPTYVSYDVPVEDQESSENNIFRTRALNAPKVVNTKFYKYVMPQVFDPSTDPILVFYHGGGYALKLTPTSLSFLNNMRNAFPKMAILVPDYTVTATDEQSKKYPLQVLQSVAIFDYITKTMGCKNVIIMGDSAGGNAVLNIVLYLKKCHRDVYPKKVIAISPWANATFFHEGEKEHMLRTQQWDGLCLKSHSMFGRMFVGNNPNVDFTNDPFVNIEKNFETGDWREILKKCSVMITYGSDELLSLQNEILAKKMCEASDGLDHFTSKNVLVEHQGFHTGPIVNYSRNMDRWTRIPSISRILEFMQT